TACAAATATTCACTATTCAAGCAGCTGATTCTGTTTAGTATCTACTATACCAGTATTCTAACCACTCTGGTGCTTTTATAGATGTTTAGTTATCAtgatttttcttccttttctagTTTTTGCTGAAACTACTTGGTGTTGTTTAATCTAATGCTCCCAGGATAAAGAGTCAAAATTCATGATGATCAAAGGCTGAAAAAATTCCTAGTTTGATATCGCTAAAGAGCCGTTAAATCTCATTCACCAAAATATTTCTTGTTATAATTCGTGGATATGAACTATTATTAGCTTTGTTAAAATTTGAATGGATCTTTTTCTTCTATCATCTATTGCCATATGAATTGTATTGCTTTGACTTGTTGCAGATCTTCAAATCTTTTAACAACAGACAGACATCTTTAGAGGATCTGGTCTTTTCTATAAAATCCATTGTTGGAACAGAAGCTTTTGTGGAGGCTGTTGGAATTGGTAAAGGGAAGCATGATTTGACTGGATTTGTTCTGGACCCATCTAAACCAAACCAAGTTCTTTCTGTTCACCCTGACATGCCTACAGGCAAAGATTGTTCCTTGCTTGCTTCGGAAGATATAATCAAGTTCTTGACAGGTGGTTACAGAATAAGCAAGACAAGATCGAATGATCTTTTCTGGGAAGCTGTCTGGCCCCGTTTGATTACAAGAGGGTGGCGTTCAGAGCAGCCCAAAGATGTGAGACCAACTAAGAATTGCATTGTGTTTCTTGTGCCAGGTATCAAAAAGTTTTCAAGAAGTAAACTCACTAAAGGTACTCATTATTTTGATTCTGTGAGTGATGTCCTTAAACGAGTGGCAGCAGATCCTGTTCTTCTTGAGCCAGGGGTTGGTGGAATGGACAATGGCGTTACTGCGGAGAAAAATGGGTATTCCACAGATATGAATCTGAATCAAGATGGTCATTTGGATGGTTATCAGGAGCTTCCAAAATTCACAGTTATCGATACCACCTTGGTCCAGGGGGAAGAGCCATTCAGAGTCAGGGAGCTGAGGAAATTACCAGCTGATGCAAATGTTCGGTTTGGCCCTTCATGCCATTCTGGTAGTACTGTGAGTTTCAGTTCCTCGGACGAGCAAGATGAGGATGATCAATCATCAGATGACCAGAAAGTTTATCGACGATTTACAGCTGATGCGAATGACACTGAAATGGTTTCAGTGCGCAATGAAGGCAAAGAAAACCAAGTCGATTTACTGGAAAACATGTTCACTGCACCATCCTCTAGTTATCCAGTCAATGGCCATTCATCTAATAGCACTAGTAATGAAGTTGATTTGACATGCTTCATTGGACCCAAAACAAAAACTGAAAGGCGTAAGTATTTATCCCCAGTGTCAAAGCACAGAAAATTATCCAGCTGTACAAATGACCAGACCCATCGGCGCAGCTTTTCTTCCTCGAAAGGAGATGGTTTAGTGAGAGAGAAAATGAAGCCACTGTCGATTTCATCAAAACCAACTGTTGTCGATGTTAGTTGTAATTTTCAGACCAAAATATTTGCGAGAtgttccacgaaggagaagccataTGAGCAGGTAAAGGTTGCATCAAACTCTCGTACCAAAGACAGGTCAAATGGGAAAAATGTGTCCAATTTAAATAAGGACAAGTCCTTTGAGTGCAAGAGCTTGGCGATGCCCAAAGTTCGTTCAAATATCAGAATCTCTAAAGCAAATTTTTCTGAAGGGGCAGGGGTTTGTAGTTTGGTTGGTCGGGTTACACCGGAGACAGTGCTAGATGGTAAGACAAACACAAATGGTCACATGAAGGCTGGGGAAGATCTCACCATTTCAAACAGCTATTGGGTCCCTGATGTTTCAGAGGCAACAGGAGGGCCTGCTATCCCGCAACCTGATCTGGCTTCACCGGTGAATTCTCGGAGGCACGGATCCAGGAACAGAGCACCCACAGCAAAAGCTTTGGAAGCAGTTGCCTTGGGGCTCCTTGGAGGAAAGCGTAAGGATGAACCGAAAAGCTCTAGGACAAGCAGGCCTCGCAAGAGAGCTCACAAATCCTTGGTTTATACGCCTACAAATAGTGACACAGACAAGTCCACCATGGAGGTTGATGCGCAACCGTGAACGGATTCTTGTGTGATTTTCGGGTGTAAACACCGGCACCATATTGACATTTTGGATGATCGATATCATGTGGAACATTAGTTGTTCTATTTCAACTTGACGAGTTGCCCGCATGGATTTTCCCTTATGAAGCACCTTGCACCTTGCAGTTTGTGATATTGTAATATTTGCAATGCAATCGTGGCTAGTTGGTCTTTAGATTATTGAGTTGTACTGGAGTCTGGAGAAAGAAGGGTTCATTCGGCATTTTAACCAATTCATTATGTGTTTAACAGGATTGATCTTTTGTTGGACCCAAAGGTTTTTTTTCTTTCTAGAATGCTTATCCTACGGTCcatgcttcttttttttttgaagcggTCCATGCTTTTGGTTGATATGAGCAACATGCCAATTGTTCCTTTTTTTTTATGTCtgatcaaattttttttttgttccttttATGTTTTGTTAGAAAATGATGACTCCATTATAAGGTCTCCGTGGCTCTTTCCTCTGGTCTCCGCGGCTCCGCATTCCCCTTGTCCAGGCCTAGTCTTTAGATATACTAGGCTTTACTGCAAAAAATGTACACTTTGATTTTTAAATACACACTCAAAATTCTGGGCCCACCGCTGATTTAACCATGAAAAATTATGCAATAGGTGCGCGTGCCCGTAG
This genomic stretch from Lolium rigidum isolate FL_2022 unplaced genomic scaffold, APGP_CSIRO_Lrig_0.1 contig_46477_1, whole genome shotgun sequence harbors:
- the LOC124681560 gene encoding uncharacterized protein LOC124681560, which codes for MESLELEDNGDHQPSLESPLASGVIYDNTPICPRVGSEYQADIPELSTEDDRHQLMTSLQERMVLGYDYPDMIGSDIPIMWESSEVHSEEELRRQYSSETEAKASSQSEDSKATSFCPIGNNTSDHDSTYQDPHSVVPVDLMKSGSNQAHDENLDSCSTQQGLNFTNMPLTQQGEIKQFTPQPGLSSSLWSGIEAECFLLGLYIFGKNLSLLSRFAGNKTVGNVLSYYYGKFYGRDEYKRWSDCRKARTRRCILGERIFTGWQQQEIISRLKSIILKEAHDSLLEIFKSFNNRQTSLEDLVFSIKSIVGTEAFVEAVGIGKGKHDLTGFVLDPSKPNQVLSVHPDMPTGKDCSLLASEDIIKFLTGGYRISKTRSNDLFWEAVWPRLITRGWRSEQPKDVRPTKNCIVFLVPGIKKFSRSKLTKGTHYFDSVSDVLKRVAADPVLLEPGVGGMDNGVTAEKNGYSTDMNLNQDGHLDGYQELPKFTVIDTTLVQGEEPFRVRELRKLPADANVRFGPSCHSGSTVSFSSSDEQDEDDQSSDDQKVYRRFTADANDTEMVSVRNEGKENQVDLLENMFTAPSSSYPVNGHSSNSTSNEVDLTCFIGPKTKTERRKYLSPVSKHRKLSSCTNDQTHRRSFSSSKGDGLVREKMKPLSISSKPTVVDVSCNFQTKIFARCSTKEKPYEQVKVASNSRTKDRSNGKNVSNLNKDKSFECKSLAMPKVRSNIRISKANFSEGAGVCSLVGRVTPETVLDGKTNTNGHMKAGEDLTISNSYWVPDVSEATGGPAIPQPDLASPVNSRRHGSRNRAPTAKALEAVALGLLGGKRKDEPKSSRTSRPRKRAHKSLVYTPTNSDTDKSTMEVDAQP